The following nucleotide sequence is from Acyrthosiphon pisum isolate AL4f chromosome A2, pea_aphid_22Mar2018_4r6ur, whole genome shotgun sequence.
cgtcttgcaagtgcgtaacataacacATTTATGCTTAGCAGATCATGTTTAGCTacgttagttaaaaattaaaatgaacctTGATGGTAAGCGTATTATCAATGTTTGTACGTGGGGttattacgatatttttttaagttagttatgacgatttttaattaacgttatgttataccgggtgattcttttatcattgaacactcattaattcaaagtgtaaatttttttgaaaatatttttttacatagtttcaagtcacttatataagaacgtttttcttaaaaaactatatttttaaatattttttatccttatgattttttaagttttttacttttttgaatcataacatagggttttaattttatattccaaagcagaacatttttcttagtattttgatatatgaaaatcgaatttcgggcgagtagcttatgagttataaatattcaaagtcaAGATGAGTGGAGTNNNNNNNNNNNNNNNNNNNNNNNNNNNNNNNNNNNNNNNNNNNNNNNNNNNNNNNNNNNNNNNNNNNNNNNNNNNNNNNNNNNNNNNNNNNNNNNNNNNNTGTCTCCATGCCTCTGGCTTCGATTCCCGGACGATGCCGGCCTATGCGTTTGGTCACGACCCTGTACGGGAGTCCCCATGGGTCGGAGTCCACGGCTGCACACAGGTCGGACCAGCTTTTGGCCTGGGAGACTCTAATCGTTTTTTTGAAGTTCCTTCCTCTTCGCCTTGGAGGCGAGCCGGAAGAGTTCCAACTGTCCGGGTGGGTCATGCCTGCGACCGGCCCTCTGGTATTTTCTGAGCGCTTTTCCATAATCTTCGCGGAGTAGCTTTATATCTTAGTTCCACCAGTGGACGTGTCTTCTGCCAGCCGGGGGAGCTGCCCTTGGTGGCATACATGAGTCGCAGGCAGATGCGAGGTAGTTAACTAGTGAATCGGCGGCTTCGTTGGCTGAGATGGTTACGTCATTTGGAGGCAGGGGTGCTTCGGCCAGGTGTGACACCAGTGCTTCGACGTCAAGGCGTCTGTAGGACCATCCCCTGAGATGTTCTGGAGGTTCTTCGATTGCAGTGTTACTGTCCAGACAGTAGCCTATGTAGCGGTGGTCGCTAACCGACTCGACTTCGTCCAACACCTTCCAGCCTCGAATAACGGAGGGTGGTCGGGTGCGGTAGAAGGTGACATCTATGATGGTCTCAGAGTTTACTCTTCTGTAGGTAGGAGTGGTGCCCGAGTTGGCGACGAGGAGGTCCAAGCTTGCTGCCAGATCAGCCAGTTGGTCACCTCTTGGATCGTTCCGCGCCGAGCCCCACTCTTGTGACCAGGCGTTGAAATCGCCTCCTAGAATGAGGGTACAGCTTGGATCGGCGGACCGGGCCGACTGCTCGACGTCGCCGAGGAAGGTTGAGAAATTAGCGTCCGAGTCGTTTCTCGAGATGTAGCAGCTGTAGATCCTTACGCCTCTCGTCTGCATCCAGGCGAATCCGCAGCCCGACCCGGAGGTTTCTGCTACGAAGTCGGCCATGGGTGTCAGGACGACTGCGCAGGTGCCATCCGTGCTGACTACCCATCGGTCGTCGCGAGCCGGACTCCAGTTTTGCTCGGAGAACAGAAGGACCTGGGCGCCGATTTCAGCAGCGGTCTGTGATGCCAGGCTCTGAGCCGTGGAGCTCCGTTGAAGGTTTATCTGCAGGAAGTTGATATTCATCTTGGAGCGGAGGAGTGTAGCTCAGAGATAGCTTTCCTTCGGGCCGCACATGCCCCTGATCCAGGCTTATGTGGTACACGTGGTGATTTCATGCGGTCGCACGCCACGCAGTGATCTTCGGTCTCCGTGCAGGTGGCCTGGGTGTGACCGGTGAAGCCACATCTCCTGCAGGCGGTCGAGAGGTCTGGGCCGGTGCACTGGCGTGTCGAATGGCCGAAGCCGTGACACCTGTAACACCTAGCGGGCTCAGGTCTGCGCGGGCGGACGCGGCACTGCGTCCAGCCGACGCGGATGGATGTCAGGGTTCTGCTAATAGAGATTGGGACAGTGGCGGTGGCCATTTGGCGGCCTTCCCGAGTGGCCCATAGACCGGTGATCTTGATTTCCTCCGCAGAAGGGAGGTCTTCTTCGCGTATGGTCTTGCGGATCGCGTCCAGGACTTCCTCCTTAGTAGTCACCTCATCGAGGTCCGTGATCTCCACTTCGGCGGTGTGTCGGAGCCTGGTGACTACGGATCCAGCCATCTTCTCGACCAGTTTGTCGCGTATAACTGAGGTGGCCGCCGTGGCCTTAGCCCCTTTGGTCAGTTCCACCAGGAGGTCGCCTTTTAACGTTTTCCTAATAGACGTTACGTGCGTGCCCATGGCTTCGAAGTCGATCTCAGTATCCCTGACCGCGCGCAGGGTATCCGCGTAGGTCCGGCCGACTGCGACCTTGACCAGAACGGCTGCGGGTCTCTGCACGGTTCTTCTGGTAGGCTGAGGTCTAGGGGCGTGTGACTTCTTAGTTACCTTCTCGACCAGTGTGTAAGGCTCTTCTTCGGGCTCTGTCTGGTGCTTTTCTAGCGGTTTTGTTGGCTCTGCTAGCGGTGCAGCCTTCGCCTGTGTAGGGGGTTTACCTTTGGGGGTCCTGTTGTCCAGTTTTCCTTTGGGGGGCTTTTTTCCCTTGCCCTTACCCTTGGTTGCTGGTGGGTTGTTTTTTTCGGTTTTGGAGGATGTCGCTATCCTTGGTGGTTGAGCTGCGGGGTGCGTGTCAATCTTGATGTTCGTCGGTAGGATGGAGGAGCATGTGCTGGTGGTGGCGTCTCTCTTCTTTTGTTGCAGGCTGGTGGCTGTGTCGTCTCGCTCCGTGATGACGTGCTGCAAGGCCTTGCACACCTGTTCAAGGGCCTTCGCCACTTTGGACATGCACGGACCGATGTGTTCTTCGTTGAAGAACACGTCGGCGAGACCTTGGACCAATTGACAAGCGTATTCGGTCGCCTTTGCTGCAGTGCATAGTGCGCCAGCGGTGTCTGTGGTGGTTGGCACTTTTGGCACTCTTTGCACTTTTGTCTTTTTAAGGATTTTCGTCTTCTCAGTGACGTTCGGTGTAGGAGAGCTTTGTTGCTTCCTTTTGAACTGCGGATTTTTTTTCGGGTCGTGATCCATGTCCCATTCGGAATCGGTGTCGTTTGTGCACGACATAGCTTCCTAACCTGGATAGTGGATCGCGGAgggaggaaaaaaaaaaaaaaaaaaaaaaaaaaaaggggggaTTTTGGGGGGGGATTCGGTTTTTTTTCCGTTGGGGGGGCCTCTTCCGGGAGGAGCCGGTGGGCCTTGAGCCCGAGCCCTGTGGTCGAGGGACCTTTTACGGAGGAGTTACGGTCGTTTTTGCAAACGGGGTGAGGGGAAAACTTTCGCGTGTGGGTGTGGGTCGGTGCCCCAAACACGTGGTTGTTTTCCGCAGCGCTCTCGGAGCGCTGGTTGCCGCTCACCGGCGTTTACCGTTTATGGATTTTTCCTGGGGGACTGTTGACGTTTGGGTCACGAGTCGTTTGCGTCGCGTTGTCGTTGGTGCGGATGTCACGGATTTTTAGACCGACCCGATGGCGGTGGCAAAATCCGTTGTTTCGGTTTTCGGATCCGCGTGATAGTAAGGGCAGCCGTGCTAATCTTATGGGGTAACTTAATAGTTCACTCACCTGGGCCTTGTTGATCGGATGGGCCCGTTCTGGGTCTTATAAATTCAGGCTCAGCTAGGCGGATCGGATCAGCTGATGTGCTTAGCGGTGACAGAAACGTTCGTTGCTCGGCGACCGGTTTTGTTGGCCGGATTAGCGACACTTAACTTGGTCTGGCGCACTGAGTTCGGCGTCGGGACTAGCGTTCGCACTCTTTGTATGCGTGCGGCGGCTGGGCACTTATTGCGCGATCGATTTTGAGCGTTTGAGGTCGCAATCGGCTGATTTGGCGAACTTTAGGAGCTGCGTAATTCGGTAGCGCTTGGAATCGGTTCCCTTGCTAGCTGCTGTCGGCTTTGCTGGGGAGACCGACTTCGGGCCCGCTGAGTACACCAAAAGATGCGCACGGGCGGTGCGGATTTTTTGGTGTATCGAACGGGTGCGTGCGGGGTTTGGGTTGGGTGCGGCGGCGGATCTAGTGTGGCCGTGAGGTCGGGCGACCGTCCGCGGTGGGCTTAGGTCGCAGTTTCTCGCTCGGGTTTTGACCTACGGTCGCGCGCGATGACTTTTTCGCTTAGTTTCAAGCAGCTGAAGCGATAAAGACATCATTCGGCAAAATCGGAGGATCTTTTGGTCGAACTTTTAAGACCGGAGGCGGGCGGCGGGTTTCGGACACTGTGGTCGCGATATCGCGGGCGCGAGTGGACCGATTTCAACGCGCGATGTCTTTGCGTGACGGCGGGGTCGAGACGAAGCGATAGGCACTTGATTCACTCGGATCGGCGCGGGTTTTCCgtcgaaacaaaaaaaaactgatcgGGAGCGATGCGCAGGTGCGTGTGATCGGACttcctttttataataatataagacctACCTGTCATCTGCATGTTATAGATGACCCACTCGTTGTCTTTGGCCAATGGCGTGGTGAGGTTGTTGTTTTCGCAATTCAACCAAAATGTCGCATTTGTCTGGTTAAAGTCCCCAGAAGTTGTCATAGTGATTGGTATCCACCAACAGGTTTTATTGTCCGTATCGTTTGATTTGATCGTTAGATACCTTTCCTGCAGCATTAAGtacgtatagtattatattaaaatatattttgaaaaacattaaatctcatcaacatattttaataaaaaatcaaattatttttgctcGTGAGTTTACCTGGGACAATGTAACCGTGCCCGCAGAATAATCCCGGACGACATTCAATACGGGATAACCTGTTTGCAACGCCCATGTGTCCATTATTTGTTTCACGGTTAGATTTTTGTCCAAAGTTCCTTGTCGGTGTGCTTCCTCCGTCAATGAGCTCCACAAATCATCCGGGTTCGGCATtggaaaatttgtatttgtgtatGTAGTTTCTAATGCCTTGTTTGAACGTATTCTCGCCAAGGAACGTGTTCATCATATGAACAAAATTGGTCCCTTTGTGTACGTCATCTGGNNNNNNNNNNNNNNNNNNNNNNNNNNNNNNNNNNNNNNNNNNNNNNNNNNGCGTTGTAAGAATCTCGACCCGGCTTTCGCTGCCCGCGAGTCTGTCTTCTCGTTCTGTTGTTTTCTGGGCCCGGCTTGATAGCCAGCCGGCCTCTACCTCGTACCTCGCGTCTTCTCTTTCGGATCTTGTGGAATGCGCGTCTCGCCGTTGATGGTTTCATAGTTTTCCTTCTGCCCGTTGTCCTTGTGTCGTCGTTCTGGGAGCTCTCTTAGGTCGTACttagctattttattttatgttcggTGATTCGTGTTGGCAGGCCAACCGGAGTCCGCCGCCCTGTTTGACTCGTTCTTAGCTCCTTTTCACGAGCCGACCGTAGTCCGCCGCTCTGGAGTCACGTACTCGGATGTCCTCCGCTTCCGGTATGGTCTAGATCCCTCCCGTGGTGTCACAAGTGGGGGATGAAGAACGTGGTCGGTGACACCTCCGACGTTTCGCTGTTGCGACTCGAGGGTGAGACTGACCGTTCTTCATCGTGGTCCCTTGTGGCTCAGGCTGGAGCTTGCCGCGCTCTTCGCATGTTTGTTGCTGCTCTGTGGTAGGCCTGGTCTTCTCGTTCGTCGTCTTCCTTTGTCGACATGATTGATTCAATCATGGCGATCAGCTCGTTTCGATTTGTCCTTGATTGGAGCAGCAAACGTTGTCTGGCGATGGTTTCTTCCGGCAGGTCAACCAGCGAGGGTCCGCACAGGATTTCCTGGACGTCAGCTGCATTTGGGGGTCTTCTGAGTATCTCGGTCATGCGAGCACGGTCATCGAGCCATCTCGGACATGCGAACACCGTGTGTTCAACCGTGTCGTCTGGGTCCATGCAATAGTAGCAATAGCTGTCGACGGCCCGATCCTTATCGTGCAGATAGCTCCTGAAGCACCCGTGCCCAGACAGAACCTGAGTCAGGTGATACGTCAGACTTAGAGGTGGCTTGGACAGCCAGCGACCCACGTCAGGGAGAAGTCTGTGTGTCCATCTGGCGTTTGGCGAACGGTCCCATCTTGCCTGCCACGCTGTGATGCTGATGGCTCTTTCCTGTCTCTTTATGCCACTTTTGGGCGTAATCTCATCCTGATCGTCGAGGCGCCGGCGCATCCTGGCCCTCTCGTTGGCTACGATATCGGCTGGAACCATGGACGCGAGCAGAGAAGACCCGTCAGCAGAGACGGTGCGGTATGCTCGTATGGTGCGGATCGCGACGGTTCGCTGAGCCCTCGCCATCTCATTTCAGTTCTTCGCCGTTTTAGTGCCTTGGGTGGCCCAGGTTGAAGCAGCGTACAGCATTTTGCTGTTGGTGACTGTTCCCAAGAGAGCTCTCTTGCACTGCGACGGTCCTCCGACGTTAGGCATCAGTCTCGCTATGGCGAGCGCTGATTTGGATGCCTTCGACGACGCCTGTTGGATGTGCTTGGTGAATAATAGACGAGTGTCAAGCTCAACGCCGAGGTATCGCATGGACTGTTTGACCGGGATCGCATGACCTTCGACGATGAGCTCAGGGTCGTTGAACACATTTTTTCTGGTGAGAACTATTGCTTCGGATTTGGCCGGAGCTAGTTGGAGGCCATTAATATTCATCCACTCGGCCACCGCCTCGAGGACGGGGTTCATGAGCGTCGAGGCAGACTCACCGTTCCGCGAGATGCCGAGGACGCAAACGTCGTCCGCGAACGCCACTAGTTGTACGCCCTGAGGCATTTTCAACTCAAGAAGCTCGTCGTAGAAGATGTTCCACAGTGCTGGTCCGAGGACCGAGCCCTGGGGAACGCCGCACGTGGTGCTTCGCCGGAGGAGCGTCTGGCCTACCAGTATGGACCGGTCTTGGAGATAGGACCTGATTAGCCGAATGAGGTACGAAGGGACCTTTTTTTCGCGGAGTGCGGCGTCTATCCTTCTCCATGGCGCAGTGTTGAAGGCGTTCCTGACGTCTAAAGAGACGGCCACGCACAGGTCCCGATTTCGTACGGCCCCCTGGGCCGCGCCGTGAGCCGTCTCCAGTAGTCGCTTGATCGCGTCCTCTGTTGACCGGCCGCGTCGAAAGCCGTACTGGTTTGGCGATCGGAGATCTGTTCTATCGAGGTGCTCGTTGAGCCTCGTGAGAATGAGCCGCTCTAGTAACTTGCCTGTCGAGTCGAGCATGCACAGTGGCCTGTAGCTGGAAGGTTCGGATACCGGTTTTCCGGGACCTTTGTGTAGGAGCACGAGTCTGGACTCCTTCCATCGTGATGGGAATGTACTGTTTACCAAGCAGCTGTTGAAAACATTGAGGAGCGTATGTGGCCTGAGGAGGGCGACTTTCGCCAGAACCTCGTTCGGAATGCCATCAGGTCCGGTTGCCTTACCGGGTGGGAGCCTCTTGGAAGCGTTGTGTACATCTGGTGTATCGTTGGATCGGCCCGTGAGGCCGTCGGGTTGGACGTTGACGGCGTTGAAATGGAGGTAGTTGACGTGGTCGTCGTGGTGGTGGTTGTTGGACCCATATTTTTGTCGGAGCTGAGGAGTTGATCGATCAGGCGAATTGGTGGTCGGGATTCTCGTTTTCCCGCACTTTCCATTCAGAGTCCCAAACAGGagggaaaaaaaatcaattggtTGAAAAACCCGACACAACTTCCAAATAACCAAATAGAAACCAAATagaaatcaaactttaaaaaaaataatagtaatggaAATATGGAATATTACGATAAATAATCAcggaacaataaataaatataataaaattaaatagtgaaATCTCCCCGACGATGACGTCAGAGCAGAAAGAAACGTTATgatgatatttcaatataacCTGTGCATTAATACACGTACGTACAATTGATGGCTGGCCGgccgataaaaaaataaaattgaatcattatgataaataattcacaactataataaataattaaaatgaaatcaaCAGCTATGCGAAAAAACAAACTGGTTGAACCTCACTCGTAGCAACgaggtattaattaataacagaaTAACAtgggaacaaaaaaaaacatctccCCTCTCTTCCACACCGGTTCAGTGTGATCAACAAACAATCGAAAACGCGCCGCGCTGCTCAGTGTTGCGGGGTACATAATGGtggaacttaaaataataataaatgtttgagTGCGGAACTACCCGtggaaaatgttaaaaagacaaaaaaaaaccatccagatagtaaaaaaaaaaaacatcaggtCGATACCTGGAAATGGCGACGTCTTTTAGTACGAGCGCGGTCGTTagcaaattgcaaaaaaaaaacgagcgaCCGACTAAAAACGTAggccaataatataaaaccctTCGTTCACTTCGCTGCGACGATAGTGGTGACGAACAGAAACAAtggcataatttaaaaacttaaagattaataaatctggatgaattataaatgtaaacacGATGGTCGACCGCTTGCATGCTGCGACATACAAAATAATCAACCGTGTTCATATAATAGCGAGCGATAATTATACTACAGGCATCTCAAACATCCATTTACATGGTACCAGTTTACTTAAATGAACTTAAACAATACAGAAAATCACCACCGCATCGAAGAAACCGCACCCG
It contains:
- the LOC115034280 gene encoding aminopeptidase N-like, coding for MPNPDDLWSSLTEEAHRQGTLDKNLTVKQIMDTWALQTGYPVLNVVRDYSAGTVTLSQERYLTIKSNDTDNKTCWWIPITMTTSGDFNQTNATFWLNCENNNLTTPLAKDNEWVIYNMQMTGRSYIIIKRKSDHTHLRIAPDQFFFVSTENPRRSE